A single window of Cololabis saira isolate AMF1-May2022 chromosome 24, fColSai1.1, whole genome shotgun sequence DNA harbors:
- the LOC133425051 gene encoding glucagon-1-like, whose amino-acid sequence MKSIQSLVGLLLVLGLVQISWQLPLLEADYSSSNLAADDTLADEPREPLDMKRHSEGTFSNDYSKYLEDRKAQDFVRWLVNNKRSGAADKRHADGTFTSDVSSYLKDQAIKDFVAKLKSGQVRRESKKDRLGEAFSKRHVDGSFTSDVNKVLDSMAAKEYLLWVMTSKPSGESKKRQEDQ is encoded by the exons ATGAAAAGCATCCAGTCCTTGGTTGGCCTGCTTCTGGTCCTCGGCTTAGTCCAGATCAGCTGGCAGCTTCCTCTCCTGGAAGCTGACTACAGCTCGAG CAATCTGGCAGCAGATGACACGCTAGCTGACGAGCCAAGAGAGCCGTTGGACATGAAGAGGCACTCCGAGGGAACCTTTTCCAACGACTACAGCAAATATCTGGAGGACAGGAAGGCGCAGGACTTTGTTCGATGGCTGGTGAACAACAAGAGGAGCGG TGCTGCAGACAAGCGCCACGCAGACGGGACCTTCACCAGTGACGTGAGCTCCTACCTCAAGGACCAGGCAATCAAGGACTTTGTTGCCAAGCTCAAGTCTGGACAAGTCCGAAGAGA ATCCAAAAAGGACAGGCTGGGCGAAGCGTTCAGCAAGAGGCATGTAGATGGAAGCTTCACCAGTGATGTGAACAAGGTGTTGGACTCCATGGCAGCCAAGGAATATttactctgggtcatgacctcGAAGCCGTCGGGTGAAAG CAAGAAAAGGCAAGAGGACCAATAA